In Eubalaena glacialis isolate mEubGla1 chromosome 12, mEubGla1.1.hap2.+ XY, whole genome shotgun sequence, a single window of DNA contains:
- the CITED2 gene encoding cbp/p300-interacting transactivator 2, translating into MADHMMAMNHGRFPDGTNGLHHHPAHRMGVGQFPSPHHHQQQPQHAFNALMGEHIHYGASNMNATSGIRHAMGPGTVNGGHPPSALAPGARFNSSQFMGPPVASQGGSLPASMQLQKLNNQYFNHHPYPHNHYMPDLHPAAGHQMNGTNQHFRDCNPKHSGGSSTPGGSGGSSTPGGSAGTSGGGAGSSNSGGGSGGSGSSNMPASVAHVPAAMLPPNVIDTDFIDEEVLMSLVIEMGLDRIKELPELWLGQNEFDFMTDFVCKQQPSRVSC; encoded by the coding sequence ATGGCAGACCATATGATGGCCATGAACCACGGGCGCTTCCCCGACGGCACTAACGGGCTGCACCACCACCCTGCCCACCGCATGGGTGTGGGGCAGTTCCCGAGCCCCCATCATCACCAGCAGCAGCCCCAACACGCCTTCAACGCGCTAATGGGCGAGCACATACACTACGGCGCGAGCAACATGAACGCCACGAGCGGCATCAGGCACGCGATGGGGCCGGGGACTGTGAACGGAGGGCACCCCCCGAGCGCGCTGGCTCCCGGGGCCAGGTTTAACAGCTCCCAGTTCATGGGCCCCCCGGTGGCCAGCCAGGGAGGCTCTCTGCCGGCCAGCATGCAGCTGCAGAAGCTCAACAACCAGTATTTCAACCACCACCCCTATCCCCACAACCACTACATGCCGGATTTGCACCCTGCTGCAGGCCACCAGATGAACGGGACAAACCAGCACTTCCGAGATTGCAACCCCAAGCACAGCGGCGGCAGCAGCACCCCCGGCGGCTCGGGCGGCAGCAGCACCCCCGGCGGCTCGGCGGGCACCTCGGGCGGCGGCGCGGGCAGCAGCAacagcggcggcggcagcggcggcagcggcagcagcaacATGCCCGCCTCCGTGGCCCACGTCCCTGCTGCAATGCTGCCGCCCAATGTCATAGACACTGATTTCATCGACGAGGAAGTGCTTATGTCCTTAGTGATAGAAATGGGTTTGGACCGCATCAAGGAGCTGCCCGAACTCTGGCTGGGGCAAAACGAGTTTGATTTTATGACGGACTTCGTGTGCAAACAACAACCCAGCAGAGTAAGCTGTTGA